A window of Gammaproteobacteria bacterium genomic DNA:
CTGGTGGTGGACACCGCGCACGGTCATTCCCAGGGTGTTTTGGACATGGTGCGCTGGGTCAAGCAACAGTTTCCCGATCTTCAGGTGATCGGTGGCAACATCGCCACCGCCTCCGCCGCTAAAGCCCTGGTCGAAGCAGGGGCCGACGCAGTGAAGGTGGGCATCGGTCCAGGATCAATCTGTACCACCCGCATCGTGGCCGGGGTCGGCGTCCCACAGATCACGGCAATTTCCAACGTGGCCGAGGCACTGCAAGGCACCGATGTTCCCGTGATCGCCGATGGCGGCATTCGCTACTCTGGTGATGTGTCCAAGGCCATTGCCGCAGGTGCTTGGTCTGTGATGATGGGTGGGATATTCGCCGGCACCGAGGAAGCACCCGGCGAGGTCGAGTTGTATCAAGGGCGTTCCTACAAATCCTATCGCGGCATGGGATCACTAGGTGCCATGGCGCAAGGCCAAGGTTCCAGCGACCGTTATTTCCAGGAAGGGATCACCGAAGTGGAAAAACTCGTGCCCGAGGGGATTGAAGGGCGGGTTCCTTATAAAGGCGCATTGTCTGCCATTATCCATCAACTCATGGGAGGATTACGTTCCAGCATGGGCTATACCGGCTGTCATAACTTGGAGCGGATGCGCACCCGTTGCGAGTTTGTCCGCGTCACCAACGCCGGAATGCGCGAAAGCCATGTCCATGATGTAACCATCACTAAGGAGGCTCCCAATTATCGGATCGAATCCTGATTGCCTTCCGGTAACTCCTAAATTTTTTATCACCCCCCGCCTGCCTGATGGGCATCTCATCAGGCCCTGCTATTTGGATTTGAGAGGAACATTTGGACCATGCAGAATAAAATTGCGCATTCGCAGATCGAGCAGCGTCTCCACAGCTTGGAAACGCACCTCCAGCAGGAAAACCCGGTACTCCTCGAAGTGGTCAAGAGTTTCCGTGCGCTGGATAAAATCGCTCGGAATATGGGATTCATGCACCACGAAGAATCCTACGCCAGCTATGTTCCGTGGTGGCCGATTGTCACCGTGCTTGGCACCTATTCCTCGGGCAAATCAACGTTCATCAATGATCATATTGGCTACCGACTGCAACTCACCGGCAACCAGGCGGTGGACGACAAGTTCACGGTAATTTCTTATAGCGCCGAAGATACCGTGCGTGTCCTGCCGGGTTTAGCGCTTGATGCTGACCTGCGTTTTCCTTTTTACAAAATCAGCCGCGAAATTGAGGCGGTAGTCGAGGGCGAAGGACGACGCATCGACGCCTACCTACAGCTTAAAACCTGCCCGTCGCGCCAAATCCGGGGCATGATCCTGATTGATTCGCCAGGTTTCGACGCCGACGAACAACGCACCGCAATACTGCGTATTACCAAGCACATCATTGGGTTGTCCGATCTGGTGCTGGTTTTTTTCGATGCCCGCCATCCCGAAATGGGTACCATGCAGGATACCCTACGCCATCTCGTCGGGGAGACCATTCATCGCAATGATTCCAACAAATTCATCTACATTTTGAACCAGATCGACACCACTGCACGCGAAGATAACGCCGAGGACGTGGTCGCTTCCTGGCAGCGGGCGTTGGCCTCGAAGGGACTGACGGCGGGGCGTTTCTATCGTACCTATAGCCGCACCACCTCTATTCCCATCGAGAATCCCAACGTCCGTGCGCGCTATGAGGCCAAACGCGACCTAGAGCTGGCAGAGATTGAGCGGCGTATCCATCAAGTCAGCGTGGAGCGTTCTTACCGCATCGTCGGTGCCTTGGAACGGGCATTGATGGACATGGAAGAAAAAGTGGTTCCCCGGCTACGGGAGATGATTCG
This region includes:
- the guaB gene encoding inosine 5'-monophosphate dehydrogenase — protein: MRIVQEALTFDDVLLLPAHSTVLPRDTELSTYLSRGIRLNLPLVSAAMDTVTEARLAIAIAQEGGIGILHKNMTIEEHVAQVRKVKKFESGIITSPITVSPDISIRDVRRLTRTHGISGVPVVRGEDLLGIVTSRDLRFETHYDSPISSIMTPRERLITVREGAEREEIISLLHRHRIEKVMVVNEKFQLRGLITVKDIQKARENPLACKDFYGHLRVGAAIGVGHASQERAEALAAAGVDVLVVDTAHGHSQGVLDMVRWVKQQFPDLQVIGGNIATASAAKALVEAGADAVKVGIGPGSICTTRIVAGVGVPQITAISNVAEALQGTDVPVIADGGIRYSGDVSKAIAAGAWSVMMGGIFAGTEEAPGEVELYQGRSYKSYRGMGSLGAMAQGQGSSDRYFQEGITEVEKLVPEGIEGRVPYKGALSAIIHQLMGGLRSSMGYTGCHNLERMRTRCEFVRVTNAGMRESHVHDVTITKEAPNYRIES
- a CDS encoding Dynamin family protein, whose translation is MQNKIAHSQIEQRLHSLETHLQQENPVLLEVVKSFRALDKIARNMGFMHHEESYASYVPWWPIVTVLGTYSSGKSTFINDHIGYRLQLTGNQAVDDKFTVISYSAEDTVRVLPGLALDADLRFPFYKISREIEAVVEGEGRRIDAYLQLKTCPSRQIRGMILIDSPGFDADEQRTAILRITKHIIGLSDLVLVFFDARHPEMGTMQDTLRHLVGETIHRNDSNKFIYILNQIDTTAREDNAEDVVASWQRALASKGLTAGRFYRTYSRTTSIPIENPNVRARYEAKRDLELAEIERRIHQVSVERSYRIVGALERALMDMEEKVVPRLREMIRQWRSTVLTMEAGVLLLVVLAFFALEVSPGKVIELVKQVIAIPTLMWAGVAVLALCLGWIHFRVRRLAAAWVVMRTRRAFANEELLENYVAAFIKNTGCLRSLFLNEPTGWNAHARTELNRLLAHAGGYVQKLNDTFTNPSGNGKEESSPTNANSDNK